The Nitrospira sp. KM1 genome includes a window with the following:
- a CDS encoding aldo/keto reductase, with the protein MSSPPNSSRANRLSTETSPYLLQHAHNPVDWYPWGPEALATAKRLNRPILLSIGYSACHWCHVMERESFENETIAALMNRHFVCIKVDREERPDLDDIYMQATVTLNHGQGGWPMTVFLTPEQQPFFAGTYFPPEDRWGRPGFPAILKKIAAIWEENPGDLRQQARQLTDRLKAESQTALPASVDDAVFDDAVREFSQLFDERFGGFGQAPKFPPAAGLSLLLRCHRRTGDPHTLRLVTKTLDAMAAGGIYDHVGGGFARYSTDERWLVPHFEKMLYDNALLTRTYLEAFQVTGRATYRQVVMEVLDYILKEMTDSEGGFYSATDADSEGVEGKFFVWTPEDVRKVLADEQDSRRICACYDITEKGNWEHRSIPNRLRPIESVAKELDVTVDELTETMRRVRPALYQARSARVPPGLDDKIIAAWNGMMIAAMAEAGRVLGVARFIDAARRAADFLLRVHLSETGQLLRTSRNGHAHLNGVLEDYAYLGEGLVDLYEACGDDRYLDAALGFGVRILDSFEDKDHGGFFTTADDHEQLIVRGRDGADGATPSSNAVAASLLARLSYHDDRQDFRNAAVRAIRSYGKQISRYPRAFAKSLAVVDFLTEGPLELAVVGEEAGSASNTLRGAIGKRYLPNRIIALTTRADGQSAHPLLSGKGSAAGKPALYICRNFTCQRPVTDPLEALQAVAAADQGQSAFRQSLLADSPLPGAATPEGTARFAASMVHRPHRSGSREHGYGPFGSTGLTASKLGFGGYRVDSSNPEFSAALTKALSEGVNVIDTSTNYMDGESERLIGSVLKEVINRKIVSRDQIIVVSKIGYVQGENLRRAQAREQANHPYPDMVKYGDGIWHCIHPDFLADQLTASLDRLGVATLDVCLLHNPEYFLSEITRHGNPQQREQARDEFYRRVALAFDYLDSQVSNGRIRWYGVSSNTVAADQSDPDATSLHRYLTADRQRHFAVLQCPMNLFESSTFLPTDSTQQETDSVLTVAQKYKLAVLVNRPLNAMATRESGMLRLAEVPPEGTPIDLLNQLTIVKKLEDEYRATLAPVIPHGGEGTAPAEFFRWADELGGLREKIQGLEHWEQIEHQMIAPHVNQVLQSMPRLIPQSSAEQWETWRDRYVQELLALLGGLRHDASVKSASRAQAVTAALHSVLPAEQGKKTLSRKALWTLVSTPGIACVLVGMRTRVYVDDALEVMNWKPLADVKSVYLAARRAAQSL; encoded by the coding sequence ATGTCCTCGCCACCTAATTCATCACGTGCCAATCGCTTGAGCACTGAAACCAGTCCTTACCTCCTTCAACATGCACACAATCCGGTCGACTGGTATCCGTGGGGGCCCGAAGCCCTTGCAACGGCCAAACGGCTCAACCGTCCGATTCTCTTGTCCATAGGGTATTCGGCCTGCCATTGGTGTCACGTCATGGAACGGGAATCTTTTGAGAACGAGACCATCGCCGCACTCATGAATCGTCACTTCGTCTGCATTAAAGTCGATCGCGAAGAACGACCCGATCTCGATGACATTTATATGCAAGCGACCGTCACATTGAATCATGGTCAGGGCGGCTGGCCGATGACGGTCTTCCTCACCCCCGAACAGCAGCCGTTTTTCGCGGGAACGTATTTCCCTCCAGAGGACCGTTGGGGACGGCCTGGATTCCCAGCGATCTTGAAAAAGATTGCGGCCATTTGGGAAGAGAATCCCGGAGACCTACGACAACAGGCCCGCCAACTCACGGACCGCCTTAAGGCAGAGTCCCAGACTGCGCTCCCCGCCTCCGTCGATGATGCCGTGTTTGACGACGCGGTTCGCGAATTCAGCCAGCTGTTTGACGAACGGTTCGGGGGATTCGGCCAGGCACCGAAATTCCCTCCGGCTGCAGGCCTCTCACTCCTTCTGCGCTGTCACCGGCGGACCGGCGATCCCCACACGCTCCGCCTGGTAACCAAGACACTGGACGCCATGGCCGCCGGCGGCATCTATGACCATGTAGGCGGAGGGTTTGCACGCTACTCGACCGACGAGCGCTGGTTGGTGCCGCATTTCGAAAAAATGCTCTACGACAACGCGCTCCTGACCCGCACCTATCTCGAAGCGTTTCAGGTTACGGGTCGGGCCACCTACCGGCAGGTCGTCATGGAGGTGCTGGATTACATTTTGAAAGAGATGACGGATTCTGAAGGCGGATTTTATTCCGCAACGGATGCAGATTCCGAAGGGGTCGAAGGGAAGTTTTTTGTGTGGACACCCGAGGATGTCCGGAAGGTGCTGGCCGATGAACAAGACAGCCGTCGGATCTGTGCCTGCTATGACATTACCGAGAAGGGTAATTGGGAACACCGGAGCATCCCAAATCGACTCCGTCCAATCGAATCTGTGGCCAAAGAGTTGGATGTCACCGTTGATGAATTGACGGAAACGATGCGCAGAGTTCGGCCGGCCCTCTATCAGGCCCGCAGCGCGCGAGTGCCTCCTGGTCTGGACGATAAGATCATTGCCGCATGGAACGGGATGATGATCGCTGCCATGGCCGAGGCCGGGCGGGTGTTGGGCGTTGCCCGCTTCATCGATGCGGCGCGTCGTGCGGCCGATTTTCTGCTTCGCGTGCATCTTTCCGAAACGGGTCAGTTACTCCGGACCTCTCGAAACGGGCACGCACATCTCAATGGCGTGCTGGAAGATTACGCCTATCTTGGTGAAGGATTGGTCGATCTCTACGAAGCCTGCGGAGACGATCGGTATTTGGACGCCGCGCTCGGCTTCGGCGTCCGCATTCTGGACTCGTTTGAAGACAAGGACCATGGAGGCTTTTTTACGACCGCCGACGATCATGAACAATTAATCGTCCGTGGACGCGACGGCGCGGACGGCGCCACTCCCAGCAGTAACGCAGTGGCTGCTTCTCTCCTAGCGCGGCTCTCCTATCACGATGATCGGCAGGATTTCCGTAATGCCGCGGTTCGCGCCATACGGTCCTATGGGAAACAAATCTCGCGCTACCCCCGTGCCTTCGCCAAGAGCCTTGCTGTCGTGGATTTTCTCACGGAAGGCCCTCTCGAACTGGCCGTCGTCGGAGAGGAGGCCGGTTCTGCTTCGAATACGTTGCGCGGAGCGATCGGCAAGCGGTACCTGCCCAATAGAATCATCGCCCTGACAACGAGAGCCGACGGACAATCAGCCCATCCTCTTTTGTCCGGCAAAGGATCGGCTGCAGGCAAACCCGCTTTATATATTTGCCGAAATTTTACATGCCAGCGCCCGGTCACAGATCCGCTCGAGGCCCTGCAGGCCGTGGCCGCAGCCGATCAAGGACAGTCGGCTTTCCGCCAATCCCTCCTTGCGGACTCTCCGCTTCCGGGCGCCGCTACTCCGGAAGGAACGGCACGCTTCGCCGCCTCCATGGTTCATCGGCCCCACCGGTCCGGCTCGCGCGAACATGGATATGGGCCGTTCGGTTCGACTGGACTCACCGCTTCGAAGTTGGGTTTCGGCGGTTACCGCGTGGACTCCAGCAATCCGGAGTTCAGCGCGGCGTTGACCAAAGCGCTATCCGAAGGCGTGAATGTCATCGATACCTCCACCAATTACATGGACGGAGAAAGCGAACGGCTGATCGGTTCCGTTCTCAAAGAGGTCATCAATCGTAAGATCGTGTCGCGCGATCAAATTATCGTCGTGTCGAAGATCGGATATGTCCAGGGAGAAAACCTCAGACGCGCGCAGGCCAGGGAACAGGCCAATCATCCGTACCCTGATATGGTCAAGTATGGAGACGGCATCTGGCATTGCATCCATCCAGACTTCCTGGCCGATCAACTGACGGCCTCACTCGATCGTCTCGGGGTGGCCACTCTGGACGTCTGCCTGCTTCATAATCCCGAATATTTTCTTTCCGAGATCACCCGGCATGGAAATCCCCAACAGCGGGAACAGGCTCGTGATGAGTTCTATCGGCGTGTCGCCCTGGCCTTCGACTATCTCGACTCGCAGGTATCGAACGGACGCATCCGATGGTATGGAGTATCTTCCAATACCGTTGCCGCCGATCAATCTGATCCGGATGCCACGTCACTCCACCGTTATCTCACCGCCGACCGGCAACGCCATTTTGCCGTGCTGCAGTGTCCCATGAATTTGTTCGAAAGCAGCACATTCTTACCGACCGATTCCACACAGCAGGAGACAGATTCAGTCCTGACCGTCGCACAGAAATACAAACTTGCCGTCCTGGTCAATCGCCCGTTGAATGCCATGGCTACGCGAGAATCAGGAATGTTGCGCCTGGCAGAAGTGCCGCCGGAAGGAACGCCGATCGATCTCCTGAATCAATTAACGATCGTCAAGAAGCTCGAAGATGAGTATCGTGCAACCCTTGCGCCCGTCATTCCGCACGGAGGAGAAGGTACTGCGCCCGCTGAGTTCTTTCGATGGGCTGATGAACTCGGAGGTCTTCGGGAGAAAATTCAGGGATTGGAGCATTGGGAACAGATCGAGCATCAGATGATCGCTCCGCACGTCAACCAGGTTCTGCAATCAATGCCCCGCCTCATCCCCCAATCGTCAGCCGAGCAATGGGAAACATGGAGAGATCGTTATGTCCAAGAACTTCTCGCTCTCTTGGGTGGCTTGCGTCATGACGCAAGTGTCAAAAGCGCATCGCGGGCACAGGCCGTGACGGCTGCCCTTCATTCTGTCTTACCGGCCGAACAAGGCAAGAAGACGCTCTCCCGCAAAGCGCTCTGGACTCTCGTGAGCACACCGGGCATCGCCTGTGTCTTGGTCGGCATGCGGACGCGTGTTTACGTCGATGACGCCCTGGAAGTCATGAACTGGAAACCTCTCGCTGACGTCAAGAGCGTGTACCTCGCGGCAAGACGAGCGGCGCAATCGCTGTGA
- a CDS encoding AAA family ATPase: MYESFYNLRAKPFALLPDSDFLYPGSIHRAAYSLLEYGLLSQAPFIVLTGDPGMGKTSLLQKLIAEHGTKHSIGLVTNARYDIDHLLPWILLALKLTQKRLDPVEAYHMFSEFLLRESKQHRRVILVIDEAQSLGAELLEELRLLSNLNDGRTLKLQIILSGQPDLHTLLKRIDMTQFAQRIVADYHLEPLSETDTAQYIRHRLQIAGGHPTLLTDRACKLVHRLSRGNPRLINQVCDIALTYGFAEQARIITSKLVAQAAFDRTRGGILPLSAKEDLSGLANAPEDTTEVEASSIPCPPTRPSAQRFDSAPLRSVGSPERCYVQGMSLKNDGRLKEAIDMFELASKSASHWLKAHAQIGLCYKTMGEPQSAIQAFRNALNDQSASRKDVNDVQYFLGRTLESIGQNAEALSVYRRITQVTPAFKDVSFRIKELSVRPRDAQAGRLQPQTANGSWLKRLIGNPK, translated from the coding sequence ATGTACGAATCATTCTATAATCTTCGCGCCAAACCGTTCGCCCTGCTGCCGGACAGCGATTTTCTCTACCCCGGCTCCATACACCGGGCCGCCTACAGCCTTCTCGAATACGGCTTGCTCAGTCAGGCTCCATTCATCGTCCTGACCGGTGATCCTGGAATGGGGAAAACATCCCTTTTACAGAAACTCATCGCGGAGCATGGGACAAAGCATTCAATCGGGCTTGTGACCAATGCCCGATACGATATCGATCATCTTCTTCCATGGATTCTCTTGGCCTTGAAACTGACTCAGAAGCGTCTGGATCCGGTCGAAGCGTACCACATGTTTTCCGAATTTCTTCTTCGAGAATCGAAACAGCATCGGCGGGTTATTTTGGTCATTGACGAGGCACAGAGTCTCGGGGCGGAACTGCTCGAAGAATTGCGTTTGCTGTCCAATCTCAACGATGGAAGAACCCTCAAGCTGCAAATCATTCTTTCGGGACAGCCCGATCTCCACACCTTGTTGAAGCGTATCGATATGACGCAATTCGCCCAGCGGATCGTTGCCGACTATCATCTCGAACCTCTGTCTGAAACCGATACGGCGCAGTACATCCGGCACCGGCTTCAGATCGCCGGCGGACATCCCACACTGTTAACGGATCGGGCATGCAAGCTCGTTCACCGCTTGAGCAGAGGAAATCCACGTTTGATCAATCAAGTGTGCGACATTGCCTTGACGTATGGGTTCGCCGAGCAGGCAAGGATTATCACGTCGAAACTGGTCGCCCAGGCAGCGTTCGATCGGACGAGAGGAGGGATTCTGCCTCTGTCCGCCAAAGAAGATCTGAGCGGACTGGCAAACGCGCCGGAAGACACGACCGAGGTCGAAGCTTCGTCCATTCCCTGTCCGCCAACCAGGCCTTCGGCTCAGAGGTTCGACTCAGCTCCGCTCCGATCCGTCGGTTCGCCGGAGCGGTGTTACGTTCAGGGCATGTCGTTGAAGAATGACGGGCGGTTGAAGGAAGCCATCGACATGTTCGAACTGGCGAGCAAGAGCGCATCACATTGGTTGAAGGCACATGCGCAGATCGGGCTCTGTTATAAAACGATGGGTGAGCCACAGTCCGCCATTCAGGCGTTCCGCAATGCCCTCAACGATCAATCCGCCTCCCGCAAAGATGTGAATGACGTGCAGTATTTTTTGGGCAGGACACTGGAATCGATCGGTCAGAACGCGGAGGCGCTGTCGGTGTACCGACGTATTACGCAGGTCACCCCCGCCTTTAAGGACGTTTCCTTCCGGATCAAAGAACTCTCCGTGCGTCCGAGGGATGCACAGGCGGGCCGCTTACAGCCTCAGACTGCGAATGGGTCTTGGTTGAAACGCCTGATTGGCAATCCCAAGTAG
- a CDS encoding CpsD/CapB family tyrosine-protein kinase produces the protein MDRLRAAIQIFKEQQGGRPAPPISSVQGSGQAVPSSIVYTRTKSLNVPLSVLRERRVMAAYNKGPFVDAFKILRTQVMHRLRENGWNVVGVTSPGYGEGKTLTAVNLAVSLAMEITQTVLLVDANLRSPSIHEVFGFNDAPGLADFLLDDFPVEDLLIHPGIGRFVLLPGGRSIPNSTEVLTSPKMLALVEEFKHRYPSRVVIFDLPPLLHTADVLAFSPYTDALLLVVEEGKTTVEEVQRALSLMKNSRPVLGAVMNKAGKSSATPANMWKMLAH, from the coding sequence ATGGACCGCTTGAGGGCTGCAATACAGATATTCAAAGAACAACAGGGGGGACGACCTGCTCCTCCCATCAGTTCCGTTCAGGGATCCGGTCAGGCTGTACCATCCTCGATCGTCTATACACGTACGAAATCGCTGAATGTTCCGCTCTCGGTCTTGCGTGAGCGGCGTGTGATGGCAGCGTATAACAAGGGACCCTTTGTGGACGCGTTCAAGATCCTGCGCACGCAGGTCATGCATCGGTTACGCGAAAACGGCTGGAATGTCGTTGGGGTAACCAGTCCCGGTTATGGAGAGGGTAAGACGTTGACCGCCGTCAATCTTGCGGTCAGTCTGGCGATGGAAATCACACAAACCGTGTTGCTCGTGGATGCCAATCTTAGAAGTCCGAGCATCCATGAAGTGTTTGGGTTCAATGATGCTCCGGGGCTTGCGGACTTTCTCCTCGACGATTTCCCTGTCGAGGATCTGTTGATTCATCCCGGCATTGGTCGCTTCGTACTCTTGCCCGGCGGGAGGTCTATTCCTAATTCGACGGAAGTTCTGACATCGCCGAAAATGCTTGCTTTGGTAGAGGAATTCAAGCATCGTTATCCATCCCGTGTTGTTATTTTCGACCTGCCGCCTCTCCTCCATACGGCAGACGTACTGGCATTTTCTCCCTATACGGATGCATTGCTACTGGTCGTAGAGGAAGGAAAAACTACGGTCGAAGAGGTTCAGCGGGCTCTTTCGCTGATGAAAAACTCTCGACCCGTGCTGGGGGCCGTCATGAACAAGGCAGGGAAGTCATCGGCGACGCCTGCCAACATGTGGAAGATGTTGGCTCATTGA
- a CDS encoding Wzz/FepE/Etk N-terminal domain-containing protein codes for MTTPHKAHTASAQSIQDYVSIFHRRRKLILSCGGALLLLSMLAALLWPPTYKSMATILIEEQEIPSDLVRSSITSYADQRIETIKQQVMSRTTLWKVVEQFDLYAELRKTSPIEEVVKRFIRDIDVEVISADVVDKRTQHPTKATIAFTVAYESRSPEVAQKVANELTSLFLGENLKSRERQAQEATAFLQQEAESLAKHIGEVDAKIAGFKHQAKGALPELTPLNQQLMNQADRELMDVEQQIRSLEERKNYLEGELATIKPHTPIISASGERILDSAERLRALRAEYAGTAANLSPDHPDIMRMKQEIGALEKETGHVPEADEATKALVDARATLAEFSERLGKDHPDVVSTMRRIEALEQEVRNIKAKPSKKNLAPRPENPAYINLQAQLNSANSTLDALRKTRGEVKRRLNDYASRLERTPELEPDYLTLTRDRDTSGQKYQEIRSRLLEAKVSEGLEVQRKGERFSLIDPPSLPEKPEKPNRPAIAVLGFILALAGGFGAGAAAENLDHSVKSPEQLAHVTQLFPLAVIPFMPNESDLSRAINRRRLIRGAGVAAVVVVLVLVHVFWSPLDVIWYSTVRRFGME; via the coding sequence ATGACCACACCGCATAAAGCCCACACGGCGTCCGCGCAGAGCATCCAAGACTATGTCTCGATTTTTCATCGACGCAGAAAGCTGATTCTGTCGTGTGGAGGGGCACTCTTGCTTCTCAGCATGCTCGCCGCATTGCTGTGGCCTCCTACCTACAAGTCGATGGCGACGATCTTGATTGAAGAGCAGGAAATTCCTTCCGATCTCGTGCGCTCGTCTATTACGAGTTACGCCGATCAGCGGATTGAAACCATCAAGCAGCAGGTGATGAGCCGTACCACGCTATGGAAGGTCGTGGAGCAGTTCGATTTATACGCCGAGTTGCGAAAGACGAGTCCGATCGAGGAGGTAGTCAAGCGATTCATCAGAGATATCGACGTGGAAGTGATCAGCGCCGATGTCGTAGACAAGCGCACCCAGCATCCGACCAAGGCGACCATCGCGTTTACCGTTGCCTATGAAAGCCGATCTCCGGAAGTGGCGCAAAAAGTGGCGAATGAACTGACGAGTTTGTTTCTCGGGGAGAATCTAAAAAGCCGGGAACGGCAAGCGCAGGAGGCTACCGCGTTTTTGCAACAGGAAGCCGAAAGTCTCGCCAAGCACATCGGTGAGGTCGATGCCAAGATCGCCGGGTTCAAGCATCAGGCCAAAGGAGCGCTTCCCGAGTTGACACCGCTGAATCAGCAACTGATGAACCAAGCCGATCGCGAATTGATGGACGTTGAACAACAGATACGTAGTCTCGAAGAACGAAAAAACTATCTCGAAGGTGAATTGGCCACTATCAAGCCGCATACGCCGATCATCTCCGCGAGCGGTGAGAGAATTCTGGATTCGGCCGAACGCCTTCGAGCTCTCCGGGCGGAGTATGCGGGAACGGCGGCAAATCTTTCCCCGGATCATCCCGACATCATGCGGATGAAGCAGGAAATCGGCGCTTTGGAGAAGGAAACCGGACATGTTCCTGAGGCCGATGAGGCCACCAAGGCGCTCGTGGATGCCCGCGCCACATTGGCAGAATTTTCTGAACGTCTGGGAAAGGATCACCCGGATGTCGTGAGCACGATGCGGAGGATCGAGGCGCTAGAACAGGAGGTGCGGAATATCAAAGCCAAGCCTTCGAAGAAAAACCTTGCTCCACGCCCTGAGAACCCTGCATATATCAACCTCCAGGCCCAATTGAATTCTGCCAATTCCACGCTCGATGCTCTCAGGAAGACCCGTGGAGAAGTCAAACGCCGGCTCAATGATTATGCGTCCAGACTCGAACGAACTCCCGAACTCGAACCGGACTATTTGACGCTCACCCGTGATCGCGACACGTCCGGTCAAAAATATCAGGAAATCCGTTCCCGTTTGTTGGAAGCGAAAGTCTCAGAGGGGCTGGAGGTTCAACGGAAAGGGGAGCGGTTCTCGTTGATCGATCCACCGAGTCTGCCGGAAAAGCCTGAAAAACCCAATCGGCCGGCCATTGCGGTTCTAGGATTCATTCTCGCACTTGCTGGAGGGTTCGGCGCAGGAGCAGCGGCCGAGAACTTGGATCATTCCGTAAAATCTCCTGAACAGCTCGCTCATGTGACACAACTGTTCCCGCTTGCAGTGATTCCGTTTATGCCGAACGAAAGCGATCTCTCACGGGCGATCAATCGGCGAAGACTGATCAGAGGGGCCGGGGTGGCTGCGGTGGTCGTCGTCCTCGTCCTTGTCCATGTCTTCTGGTCTCCGTTGGACGTCATCTGGTATTCAACCGTCAGGCGATTCGGGATGGAGTAA
- a CDS encoding polysaccharide biosynthesis/export family protein codes for MLMASVANSYRQTAGVIALLLIMTIGNTSCQEFDVLGAQPTSAAVDAGYRLGAEDVMLISVWKDEQLTREVVVRPDGMFSFPLVGDIQAEERTVEEIRLDLVKRLVKYFPNPNVSVAVIKVLSYKVYVVGRVNKPGEYLIGHYTDVLQALSLAGGLTPFAGENDIKVIRRVKGQQQVFPFRYSDVRKGRDLEQNILLQRGDVVMVP; via the coding sequence ATGTTGATGGCTTCCGTTGCGAACTCATATCGACAAACTGCCGGAGTAATCGCATTACTGCTGATAATGACGATCGGAAACACGTCATGCCAGGAATTCGATGTGTTGGGGGCTCAACCTACTTCAGCAGCCGTCGATGCCGGGTATCGCCTGGGCGCGGAAGACGTCATGTTGATTTCAGTGTGGAAAGACGAGCAGTTGACGCGGGAAGTCGTGGTCAGGCCTGACGGTATGTTCTCATTTCCGCTGGTCGGAGATATTCAGGCCGAAGAGCGAACCGTTGAAGAGATTCGTCTGGATTTGGTCAAGCGGCTGGTCAAATATTTCCCGAATCCGAACGTTTCCGTTGCCGTCATCAAGGTGTTGAGCTACAAGGTCTATGTGGTCGGACGAGTGAATAAGCCCGGTGAGTATCTGATCGGACATTATACCGATGTGCTGCAAGCCTTGAGTCTTGCCGGGGGGCTCACTCCATTCGCGGGCGAAAACGATATCAAAGTTATCCGTCGCGTCAAGGGCCAGCAGCAGGTATTTCCTTTTCGCTACAGTGACGTTCGGAAGGGAAGAGATCTTGAACAGAATATCCTGTTGCAACGGGGCGATGTAGTCATGGTTCCGTAA
- a CDS encoding tetratricopeptide repeat protein, translated as MNIMLLQALAVVGIAAALMACGGPEERKAKYLTKAQEYIEVSNYPKARVALRNVLKIDPKDADAYYLFAQVEEREKNWRNAVQLYQEVVELVPNHAPALVTLAKYYLEARLTSHVITTADKVLASHPNHPQALALKIAVKGSEGKVKEAINEAEELSSRFPAEPDVAIMLATLYGVESRFREAEAVLDRALQAHPRDMDLLNNLNSLLLQEKNMAGAERIARKMIEVEPSSFDHRLRLARLLDSQGDTGKAEAILRDAVALEPDNEQRRLILADYLGNRKRISEAERVLVDAASHLPRSTAIRFGLAAHYLANGQHEKARAMYVAVAEEYREKPAGLQAKVDLAELDLRLGKQVDAERQVQEVLKENPRSSEALVLMGRMALARRNGKEAVQAFRTVLHDRPELATVQFLLGQAYQVTGEINLAKESFERAVALYPGQVDARRSLAALDTQSGRHGQARARLEDLLKQRPDDIAALDMLMTLDLMTKNWVEVERTLSKLRNASKNGYAAYWAEGRYREMQGQMDEAARAYERATGLAPNEPEPLLALIKLEVGRGYLDQAGKRLDALLANHPDHAYAHGLLGEVLALGGRHADADTHFQKATSVNPRWITPWLDWAGLWVAQKQPGKAIEVLQVGLRANDSSEELYMLLALAHSEQGQIDNAIGSYDQALRLNPRNVLAANNLAVLLVDHKSDPQSLQKAFALSRDFEKEAPHPAFLDTLGWVRFKMGQQEEALRLIKDAATKLPRAAAINYHLGMAYYRSGRTAEARGYLSKAVQSPDSFYGRKEAEDVLSQMRG; from the coding sequence ATGAATATCATGTTGTTACAAGCATTAGCAGTTGTGGGAATCGCGGCAGCTCTGATGGCCTGCGGGGGACCGGAAGAGCGTAAAGCTAAATATCTCACCAAGGCTCAGGAATATATTGAGGTCAGCAACTATCCTAAAGCTCGAGTCGCACTTCGGAACGTGTTGAAAATCGATCCCAAGGATGCTGACGCCTACTATTTGTTTGCTCAAGTGGAGGAGAGGGAAAAGAATTGGCGCAATGCCGTCCAGCTCTATCAAGAAGTCGTCGAACTGGTTCCGAATCACGCGCCGGCATTGGTCACGCTCGCCAAGTATTATCTTGAAGCCCGCCTCACCTCCCACGTCATTACGACTGCCGATAAGGTCCTTGCATCACATCCGAACCATCCTCAGGCCCTCGCCTTGAAGATTGCGGTGAAGGGTTCTGAAGGAAAGGTGAAAGAAGCCATCAATGAAGCTGAAGAGTTGTCCTCACGATTTCCGGCCGAGCCGGACGTGGCCATCATGCTTGCCACTTTGTATGGAGTCGAATCACGATTTCGGGAAGCGGAGGCCGTGCTCGACCGCGCCCTGCAGGCGCACCCCAGAGACATGGATCTTCTGAACAATCTCAACAGTCTTCTGTTGCAGGAAAAGAATATGGCAGGGGCGGAACGAATTGCCCGCAAAATGATCGAGGTCGAGCCTTCTTCTTTCGATCACCGGCTTCGGCTCGCCCGTCTGTTGGACAGCCAGGGCGATACCGGCAAGGCCGAAGCGATACTTCGGGATGCCGTTGCACTTGAGCCTGATAACGAGCAACGACGTTTGATTTTAGCGGACTATCTCGGGAACCGGAAAAGGATCTCCGAAGCAGAACGTGTGTTAGTAGATGCCGCATCGCACCTGCCTCGTTCGACCGCGATCCGATTTGGATTGGCTGCGCATTATCTGGCGAACGGACAGCATGAGAAGGCGCGAGCTATGTATGTGGCTGTCGCTGAAGAATATCGGGAAAAACCAGCTGGGCTCCAAGCCAAGGTGGACTTGGCGGAACTCGATTTGCGTCTCGGCAAGCAGGTTGACGCAGAGCGGCAGGTCCAGGAAGTGTTGAAAGAGAATCCGCGGTCGTCCGAGGCCCTTGTTCTCATGGGCCGAATGGCGTTGGCGAGAAGAAACGGTAAAGAGGCTGTCCAAGCGTTCCGCACGGTTCTTCATGACCGCCCGGAACTGGCAACGGTGCAGTTTCTGTTGGGGCAGGCTTATCAGGTCACCGGAGAAATCAATCTCGCGAAGGAAAGTTTTGAACGCGCGGTGGCCTTGTATCCCGGCCAAGTGGATGCAAGGCGCTCGCTGGCGGCCTTGGATACCCAGAGTGGGCGGCATGGTCAGGCACGAGCCCGCTTGGAGGATCTACTCAAACAGCGCCCTGATGATATAGCCGCGCTCGACATGTTGATGACTCTCGACCTGATGACCAAGAACTGGGTGGAGGTCGAGCGCACCCTTTCGAAACTGCGCAATGCTTCGAAGAACGGCTATGCCGCTTATTGGGCCGAAGGACGATATCGCGAGATGCAGGGGCAGATGGACGAGGCCGCTCGTGCGTATGAACGTGCAACGGGGTTAGCTCCCAACGAACCGGAACCACTTCTCGCACTGATCAAGTTGGAAGTTGGTAGGGGGTACCTCGATCAGGCTGGGAAACGGCTGGACGCGCTACTGGCGAATCATCCCGATCATGCGTATGCACATGGACTGCTCGGAGAAGTTCTTGCCCTTGGCGGCCGGCATGCGGATGCCGACACCCATTTCCAGAAGGCGACGTCGGTAAATCCCCGGTGGATCACTCCCTGGCTGGATTGGGCGGGATTGTGGGTGGCGCAAAAGCAACCAGGGAAGGCCATTGAGGTCCTGCAGGTCGGTCTTAGAGCGAACGACAGCAGTGAGGAATTGTACATGCTTCTGGCGCTGGCTCACTCGGAGCAGGGACAAATCGACAATGCGATTGGTTCATACGACCAGGCGCTTCGGCTGAATCCTCGCAATGTCCTTGCGGCCAATAATTTGGCTGTTTTGCTCGTTGATCACAAGAGCGATCCCCAGAGCCTTCAGAAAGCCTTTGCGCTGAGCCGGGATTTCGAAAAAGAGGCGCCTCACCCTGCTTTCCTTGATACGCTCGGCTGGGTTCGATTCAAGATGGGGCAGCAGGAAGAGGCACTCAGATTGATAAAAGATGCCGCGACCAAATTGCCTCGAGCCGCAGCCATCAATTATCACCTGGGAATGGCCTACTATCGTTCTGGCAGGACAGCGGAGGCACGAGGATATCTCTCCAAAGCCGTCCAGAGTCCTGATAGTTTTTACGGGCGGAAAGAGGCCGAGGATGTTTTATCTCAAATGAGAGGATAG